Proteins from one Desulfonema limicola genomic window:
- a CDS encoding Rpn family recombination-promoting nuclease/putative transposase, whose product MPKLLSLKNDFVFKKIFSQDQEILIDLINSVLRLPEESGIISVTVKNPEILPDEIEKKFIILDVRAVDQEGKEYDIEIQVRQYENYPKRTLYYLCRMYGDQLNKGENYAALCPVIGIHFLDYEQFPDNPDFHYHFFLRDTRYPNLSLTDDISLHIFELPGIERSMKHRDKMQEWLYFFNHAHEEGENTMEANYSNPMIKKHMTRFNS is encoded by the coding sequence ATGCCAAAACTCCTGTCATTAAAAAACGATTTTGTATTTAAAAAGATATTTTCCCAAGACCAGGAAATCTTGATTGACCTTATAAACAGTGTACTAAGACTGCCCGAAGAATCAGGTATTATATCAGTAACCGTAAAAAACCCTGAAATTCTGCCTGATGAAATAGAGAAAAAATTCATCATTCTTGATGTCCGCGCTGTTGACCAGGAGGGAAAAGAATATGATATTGAAATCCAGGTTCGGCAGTATGAAAATTATCCAAAACGAACCCTGTATTATCTTTGCAGGATGTACGGGGATCAATTAAACAAAGGGGAAAACTATGCAGCCCTCTGCCCTGTAATCGGTATTCATTTTCTTGATTATGAACAGTTTCCTGATAATCCTGATTTTCATTATCATTTTTTTCTGAGAGACACCCGTTATCCAAACCTGAGCCTGACAGATGACATTTCCCTGCATATATTTGAACTCCCTGGAATTGAGCGCAGCATGAAACACAGGGATAAAATGCAGGAATGGCTCTATTTTTTTAACCATGCCCACGAGGAAGGAGAAAATACTATGGAAGCAAATTATAGTAACCCAATGATAAAAAAGCATATGACGCGCTTCAATTCCTGA